GTAGTTCGACGCCCACCCAGGGCGCTTGTAACCTCGATCTTGCCACCACCACTCCGGGAGATGTTCTATGTGCGTGTGCAACTCGAGGAAGTGCCCTCGACTCAGAATCTCGTCCGCGACGCGACCGTTGATACCCGGGCAGGAGTACTCGGTAAAGACGTCGTAAAAGAAGAGGACCTTCGCTCCCACCCGGTCTGCAAGATCCATAATCAGGGGTATACCCCAACGCGCTCCAAATCCCGGCGAGACACCACCAAATATGTTCGCTTCCACAGCCGCTTCGCTCACCGGAAACAGGAGCGATTCGGTGTCGCATGAAAGGATCACGGTCCTGGCCATTTCAGACTTCTCCGCGCCGAAAACTCAGACTCCCACCTTCTCCGCGGACAGGATGAAGTCGATGCCTCCGCAGACCGGGTCTTCACCATAGAAGGTTTTCGATACAAAGCCGTTCGTGAACATGCTGATAAGGTCGAGATCCCGATACACACGAAACGTGCCGACCCTGTATTTCTCAAACTCCTCTTCGGTGTAGTGCGCATGGAGGTTCGGGTAAGGCGTCGTCGGGCCGCGATGATTCGTGGCCTGAATTAGGCAACGACCACCCGGCCTTAGGACTCGGTGTACCTCGGGTGGCACTAGTTCGTGCCTCTCCACGTGCTGCAAGACTGCGATTGCAACAAATACGTCAACGGATGCGTCAGGGATCTGTGACATATCCGTAATGTCCATCTGCAAGTCGAACCAGTTGACCGGCCGAACGTCGAAAGACACAACGCGCTTTGCACCGACGAAAAAGTACTCCAACTCCGCCTTGCCTGGAACGCAAGCCAAGACGTCCTTACCCCGGAAATCAAACTCATGACGGATAAAGCGGTCGTAAGCGTCTTTGAAGCGTCTGTGACGCTCGAAGGAGAGGCAGTTGGGACACCGAATCGCCTTCGCAGCATCACCGAAGCTCAGAAACCGAACTGCAGACTCTCCGCAAATGTTGCAGGCTCTTTCAGGGCTCGACTGCATCTGAAAT
The window above is part of the Armatimonadota bacterium genome. Proteins encoded here:
- a CDS encoding methyltransferase domain-containing protein — translated: MQSSPERACNICGESAVRFLSFGDAAKAIRCPNCLSFERHRRFKDAYDRFIRHEFDFRGKDVLACVPGKAELEYFFVGAKRVVSFDVRPVNWFDLQMDITDMSQIPDASVDVFVAIAVLQHVERHELVPPEVHRVLRPGGRCLIQATNHRGPTTPYPNLHAHYTEEEFEKYRVGTFRVYRDLDLISMFTNGFVSKTFYGEDPVCGGIDFILSAEKVGV